A region of the Candidatus Hydrogenedentota bacterium genome:
GGGCACACGAACCGGCGTTGCCGGATCGCGTGGCACACGTGGCTGCAACTGATCGTCCAAGCTGCCTTCCCTCGAACGTCGATCAGTTTTGGGCGATCACATTTCGCAGCACCGGCCCCACAAGCTGCGCCACCGCCTCCGCACCCGCTTCGGTGAAGTGGCAGTCGTCGTAGAAGTAGGCCTCGCTGCCGTTGAGGGGCGATAAATCGACGCAGGGTACGCCCTGCGCCGCGCAGGTCTGTTTCAGCGCTTCATTGTACTGGTCCATGGCTTCGCGCAGGGCGGCGAGGGTGAGGTAGCGGCCATCGGGCAGCCAGCCAAACCAGCAGCGGGCCTCGGCCTCGGCGGAGAGGTCGGCGCGCCAGACGACGGGCTGGGTGGTGAAAAGTACAGGCACACCGCGCCGCTGGCAGGCCGCAATCAGGCCCTCGATCCGGCTGCGATACAACGCGAGGCCCTCGGCCAGGGACGGCAGCTCATTGGTCTTTTCGGCGGCGGCCCGTTTGTCGCGACGGATCTGGTATTCCCGTCCGCCGATGCCTTCCTGCTGTTCCGGCGGCGGCGTTTCCCGCCGGAGGGTGTGGTAAAGCTGAATTACGCGGGAGCGCGTCCACAGAGGCCGGTATGGGACGACGGCAACGGGCGCGGGTTCCGAGGGCGCATTCGTGTGCTCCTCGAATCGACCATAGTCCATCGTTTCGACTTCCTTCGCGAGGAAACGCCAGAGGTCGTTGATGCCGGGCTGAACGACGAGGGCGGCGGCTTCTTCGAGCGCTGGAGAATGCTCGACGAACTGGAGATGGTCTTTCAGGTCGAAACCACTGATGCCGGCGTTGCCGACCCACACCTTTTCGGGCCCGCCCAGATGCGCCGCGAGGCGCGCGGGCCAGGTTTCAGTGTCGTCGAGGTAAACGCACTCGGTGGTGCTGCCGCCTATAGTTATGATGTGAATGGATTGAACCGCTACGGGTGGCGCAGCGGCGCGGAGGCCGTCTGGGCCCGTGGTGAAATGGGATTCGCCCTCGATACCGGGCAGGTAGGCGGGGTCGGGATAGAAAATGTTGTGCAGATTCGGTCCGCGCGTGTGGAAAGGTTTCTCCGGACGAAGGGATCGCTCCAGCACGTGGGCGGTAAATTCGAGGGCGGTCCAGCCGAGCACCACAACGGCGAACAGCAGGGCAAACTCACGCCACAAGCCGCCCAGCCACTCGCGGACTACCGCTAGAAAGAACCAGGGTAAGGAAGCCAAGACCCAATAGGCCAGCATCAGGGAGAAAGCATGCTCGATCGTTCCCGTGAAGCGCCAGCCATCCGCCGCCGCCACGAGGGTGTCGGCGAGGAGCAGCACGGGCACGCCCCACAGAAGAAGAAATGCAAAGTGGGGGCGGCTGGTGGTTTCGGTAGCATCGGACATGGCGTTGACCTTAGCACAGGCACCGGGGGGCGGGCCAAGTGGGCGTTGGATATGTCTGGAGCTGCAAGCGTGCCACTCTTGGGCAATAGGTTGCTCTCGCCCGTTCTCTTCTTTCGGGGCCATGGTATACTGCCCGGCGAAGGCGGCATCGGCGCCTTTTCGACCTGCGTTGTGGGATATATTTGACCCTTGCATACGAACCAGACATCGACCGTCGCGAACTGCGGCGCGCCTGAATTTCGCGCGCGGACGCCCCGCGCCATCTGGTTGCTGATCGCGATGCTGGCGCTGACCCAGCCGCTGGTGCATGGGCTTTGCCTCTATTTCCCGCCCGAGGGAACGGTGGCCACGGGGCTGCACATCCCCGACAGTGCGTTGTTTCTCCACGCGATGGGCATGTTTCCCACGGGCTTTCACTCGGCCTATGCCACGTGCCAGGCGGCGGCGGGCGATGCTTCTATCGCGTATTACAGCGTGCCCCACTTGTGGCTTTATGGCGGGCTCGGCTTGATAGCGCGGGTGCTGCCGCTGGACCCCTTCCTCACGTATGGCATCGCGAATGGGCTCGGCGCGGCCTTTTATCTGTGGGTGGTCTTCCGGCT
Encoded here:
- a CDS encoding SGNH/GDSL hydrolase family protein, yielding MSDATETTSRPHFAFLLLWGVPVLLLADTLVAAADGWRFTGTIEHAFSLMLAYWVLASLPWFFLAVVREWLGGLWREFALLFAVVVLGWTALEFTAHVLERSLRPEKPFHTRGPNLHNIFYPDPAYLPGIEGESHFTTGPDGLRAAAPPVAVQSIHIITIGGSTTECVYLDDTETWPARLAAHLGGPEKVWVGNAGISGFDLKDHLQFVEHSPALEEAAALVVQPGINDLWRFLAKEVETMDYGRFEEHTNAPSEPAPVAVVPYRPLWTRSRVIQLYHTLRRETPPPEQQEGIGGREYQIRRDKRAAAEKTNELPSLAEGLALYRSRIEGLIAACQRRGVPVLFTTQPVVWRADLSAEAEARCWFGWLPDGRYLTLAALREAMDQYNEALKQTCAAQGVPCVDLSPLNGSEAYFYDDCHFTEAGAEAVAQLVGPVLRNVIAQN